Genomic DNA from Sporosarcina sp. ANT_H38:
TAAATAAAGAATTTGCGCTGGAGTCTGGACTTGGAATAACTCATTTAGAAGATTATCCACTGGTCAAGAATTTTATGATTTCCTATGCATACAAAAAACTGGTACATGGTTCAATGAACTTATGTATCAGTTTTTTGTATGGGCGAAAATGGCATTGGAAATCCAATGGGCGATTATGAAAAGCATCACTATGAAGTTGTTGTGCGTAAATTTAATGTATCCGTCCTTGAAAAGTTGTGGGGTTATCGGGATGGCGTAGAGTTAAAGACATCCATCGAGATTTAATTGATTCGTTCTTCGATAAAGGACAAAGAGATTTACTAAATGATATTTCCAAGGATATTTTACACGTACTAAATGCTCATGTAGTAGCGTCTTAATTCGTAATAATTAAACTTATTTTGTGATATTAGGGAATTCCCTAGGTTATTAGTAGGAAGATTGGTGATATGATAAAAGTTGCATATATTCTTTTTATTGAAAAATTATTCACCACTATTTACCGTGGTGAAGATGCAAGAAATTATGATATTTATATATTCAGGGTAATATAGCCTCGAATCGGTATTTCTATAAAAGGGGGATTGTTATATGATGCTTCTGGAAATCAATAATTTATTGCCTATTTCCAGTGTATTGGAAGAGAAATTTTCTATATCAATTTTAGATCGTAACGGGATCTTCACACACGTGAATCGGAAATTTTGCGACCTCTCAAAGTATAGTGAAAATGAATTGATTGGAGAAAGTTACGAAAAAGTGTGTATGGAATGGACGCTGGAAACCGCCAATCAGGGAATGATAAGGGATTTAATTAAAGGTAAAGTAAGTCATCAGATAGTCAAACTTGTTTCTAAAGATGGTTTACCTTATTGGGTGCAAGCAACAATTTTGCCTGTTCTCAACGAAGATCGCAAAATCACCCAATTTATTTCTTTTGATTTCGATATCACACAAAAAGTACTTACCGAAAAAAAATATAAAAATACACTCGAGGACTTTCGTACAATTGAAAATGCTCTCAATCAATCCTCTATTGTCGCAATTACTAATAGCAGAGGAATTATTACTTATGTGAATGAAAAGTTTTGTGAACTATCAAAGTACTCAGCTGATGAATTGATTGGAAAATCACATCGGGTTGTAAACTCGGGCTATCATCCAAAAAGCTTTTTCAAAGAAATGTGGCGTACGATTGAGAGAGGCGGTATTTGGAAAGGCGATGTGAAAAATCGAGCGAAAGATGGCGTAGAATATTGGGTGAACACGACGATTGTTCCTTATTTAGATGATAAAGGGGATCCTTACCAATATATCGTAATTCGAACAGACATTACAGATAGAAAAGAAGCAGAAGAGGCGCTACAAATTGCTCTGAAAAATGACTTTTCTCAGACAGTGAGAAATCTTCAAAACGCGGTTTTTAAATATAGGAATGATGATAATGGGGAAATAGTTTTTACGCTTATTGAGGGAAAGCTTACTGAAAAACTTGGCATTACAACTGAGAATATATCCAAGAAAGCGCTGGCATATCCTTTTTCAGAAGAGGAAATCAAGCAATTTAACTTTTTTTTGAAAGAAGGCTTACAAGGGAAAGAGATTCACTTTGAATTAAATTTGTTTCAATATGCATTTATTGTATACATATCACCGATTTTTGAAAACAACGAAGTTATTGAGGTTGTTGGTACCGTCTCAGATATTTCCGAACGAAAAGAAGCGGAAAAGCTCGTTGAACATATGGCTTATTATGACTATTTAACAGCGCTTCCAAACAGACGATTTTTCCAACAAAAAGTGAACGAAACAATTAAACAATCTCAAGTAGAAGATGCAACATTTGGAATCATGTTTATTGATCTTGATTGTTTTAAACAGGTCAACGATAAGATGGGGCATGCAATTGGTGACCAACTACTAATAACTGTTGGCGAACGACTTAAAAATTGTAGTCCTAAAGTTGATATCGTTGCACGCCACGGCGGTGATGAGTTTGTCATTTTACTTCATTCAGCGCAGCCTTCAGAGTTGGAAGCGGTGGCGACGAAGATTATTGGAGAGTTGTCCCAACCGTTCGTTTTTGGGGAGCTTGACGTGTTCACTAGTTCAAGTATCGGTATCAGTAGGTTTCCGGAAGATGGATACGACTACGATACATTAATACGAAATGCTGATTCAGCTATGTATAGTGCGAAAGAAAATGGTAAAAACACATATTGCCTTTTCGATAAAGAAGTAAAAAACAATATTTGTGACCATAAAACGCTTGTACTTGGACTTCAGGAAGCCCTACAAAAGGATCAGTTCGTGCTTCATTATCAGCCGCAAATGAATTTAAAAACAGGGAAACTCATCGGGGTGGAAGCACTCATCCGTTGGCAACATCCCTCAGAAGGCATCATCTCTCCTTTGCATTTTATCCCGACTGCCGAAGAAACCGGGTTAATTGTACAAATTGGGAAATGGGTACTTGAAACCGCTTGCGCGCAGGCAAAAGAATGGCAAAACGACAGTTATTCACCAGTTAGAATGAATGTAAACGTTTCCTTTCTCCAGTTTATTCATCCCTCTTTTGTTGCACAAGTAAGCGAAACGCTGACAAAAACAGGGCTGAAACCGGAGTATCTAAATCTTGAAATCACCGAAAGTGCGACTATCGACGTAAACCATAGCCAGGTAATTCTCCAGCAACTCAGGGAAATGGGCATCAATATTAGCATCGACGATTTCGGAACGGGTTACTCTTCTTTAAGTTATTTGAATAAATTTCCAATTACTCACTTGAAAATAGACCAGGTATTTGTTCAAGAGTTGAATACAAGCACGAGTAACCGGGCAATCGTCAAAACAATCGTTGATTTGGCTAAGAGTTTAGATTTGAATATTATTGCCGAAGGGGTCGAAACGGTTGAACAGGAATTATTTTTACAGGAATTGCATTGCGATGAAGTCCAAGGCTACTTTTATTCGAAGCCACTTCCCAACGATAAGGTACAACTCCTTTTGAAAAAACTAAGTATTCCCTCGACATCTGGGGCAGGTTTTGATCGTGGAAATTTATACAATTAAAGATTGGAGAAGACCTCATGTTATTTTTTACTCGCAAAAAAACTGAACAATCATTAAAAAATGTTCAAGTTTCAAGGATAGGAATATTCCTCCAAGATAAGGAACGATTAAAACAATTGTCTATGATCAAGTTGGAATTAGAAGATTTGCAACTTGTACGCCGATTAAAACCGTACGTTGAAGAACAAATCAATCAAATTGTCGACGGGTTTTATACAGCTATCATTCAAGTGCCCACATTAACGACAATTATTGAAAAGAACAGTTCCATTGAGAAACTAAGGAAAACATTAGAAAAACATATCATTGAATTATTTGATGGAAGAATCGATCACGGGTTCATTGAAAGCAGGGTACAAGTTGCTAAAATGCATGTTCATATAGGGTTACTTCCCAAATGGTATATTGCTGCATTTCAAAACCTACAGTCCAGTCTAATCCGAATGATTTATTCCTTGAAATTATCGAATGATGAAGAACAAAAAGTCATTTTATCTGTCTGTAAATTACTAAACTTTGAACAGCAAATTGTTTTGGAGGAATTTGATGATTTTGCAACGTCAATTCATCAGAAAGAACAGAATAAAATCCAACTTCGTATAAAAGAAACGATTGGTAAGATATCCAACGAGTTAGAGCTGCAATCTTCTGGGACGTCCGTTTCCGTAAGTGAACTTATTGGGAATGCGAAACAAGTGAATGAACAGTTAAAATCCTGCATCATCGATTCGAATGAAACAAAACATATTTCTCAAGTAGGTATTGCCCAAATGCGGGGACTACTTAAACACACCACCGAAATAGATAAAAGAACAAACGAAATGTCACAGATGGTGCAACGGCTGGCTGCCTCGTCAAATGAAATACAAAAGGTTATTCAAATTGTAAAAACCATTGCCAATCAAACAAATTTGCTTGCACTAAATTCAGCAATTGAAGCCGCCCGTGCCGGGAAATATGGGAAAGGTTTTGCAGTCGTTGCCGATGAAGTACGAAAGCTGGCAGACCAAACGAAGCAATCTGTCGAACAAATTGCCACATTAATCGATGTATCCAGTAATGTTACCGATCAAGTCATAGACTCTATCGTAGACATTCAAAGCTTAGTAGGTGAGGGTCTGACGGAAAACAAGAAATCAATGGAATCATTTGAACAAATCACTGAAGCCATCGATACATCCATTGTGGATTTTCAAGATGTGGGGGACCAATTGTCTTCCTTAGCCGAAGTTGTCGTGACAATCGGGACTGCTGCCGGACAACTAATGAAATCTGCAAAAGTTCTTGATGACACGGTCAGGAGTTTTTAACTAAAATTAACCAGTAAATAACTTGATCAGCCCCTGAGTTCTACTTATATAGTTGCACGCTTTGAATCGAATGACTTCTAGTACGATTACTGAGATGTCTGGATGTGTAGGGATGCGACTTTGTCGTACCCCCACACATTTTTTTCGGTAATCGTATGGTTATCCTTCATCCGTCGCGCTCCAAATGCTTAAATACCTAGAGTGCTAAAGGTTTTTTGGACGAAAGAATAGCTTGCTTTTTACCTGGAGAAAAGCCGCCAAAGATGCAATTTTGGCGGCTGATGCTTTCTCTATGGTTTTTCTTATATATTTTAAAGAAGTGTCACTTTCTATAAGATGACACAAGATTAGTTGCATAATCTTTGCTAAAAGTAAGCAAGGAACACATTGATAAATTCAATTGAAAAGTGCTGACTTTGGGAAGCGTAGATTATTTGTCAATACGTTTTTCATTCATCAAGTCACTTACGGTACCTAGTTGGTATCCTTTTTCTTTTATACTAGATATCATGCTTTCTAGCCCTTCAGCGACCGGTTTTGTTGGATGCATAAGAACCATTGAACCGTTTTCTACACCTGTTATAACGCGTCTGACCATTTCCGAAGTTGCAGGTTTTTTCCAATCAACCGTATCGACTGTCCATAAAATGGTTTTCATACCGAGTTCGTTCGCGACAAGAATTGTTTCTTGATTAAAACTCCCGCTTGGCGGTGCAAACCACTTAGGTTTTGTCTTAAGAGTTGCTTCAATGACATCATTCGTTTTTTTCAATTCTTCCGTCGTCTCATTCCTAGAGCGTTGTTTAAGATCGGGATGACTGTAAGCGTGGTTGCCGATTTCATGACCCCTAAGGCTAATCGATGTAGCCAAATCTGGATTCTTTTTGACCCAACTTCCGTCAAAAAAGAATGTTGCTTTGACTTTGGAATCATCTAGGATTTTAAGGATTCCTGGGATGTACTCATTGCCCCAGGCGACATTTATTAACAGGGCCACCATAGGTTTTTCTGGATTCCCTCTATAAATTGGTGAGGGCTCTAAATCGTCCAAATGAATTTTTGGCGAAGTTTCCTTAAATATGATTTTGTTTTTGTCCATTTCACCGTTCGCCTTCATATTTTTATAACTGGCTTCAATATCTACTTCCAAACCATTGTACCCGGGTATTGCTTTCCATACTCTGTCGATTTTCGCGTCAATTGGTTCAGTTTTATGTTGGTCTCTGTACGCTAGGATTTTTTTGTAAAGATCATCTTTATTAGTTTCTGAGAAAATCGTGATTGTGCTTCCGGCGTCAGACGTCGAAGAAAAAACTGGGAATACTTCGGAGAGTATTTTTGGTGTTGATAGTAACACAATAGAAATGAGTATCAGCTGAATGATGTGTTTTTTTTTCATACCATTCCCGCTTGTACAACACTCTCATCTTCATAGGTATCCTCCGATAAATCGAAAGCGTCATTGCGAAAAGGCTTTGATTGCAGTAAGATTTTGTCTGTCTTATCACTGTGTGTCAATGAAAATCCTCCATTCGATAACTTGATAAAGGTAGGTTTCCCGTTCATCGTTGGGCTATACTTTTCATTAACTGACAAGCATTAAGTGATGGACGAAAGACCACCATACGATTATCAAAAAAACTGCATAGTGAGAAATCTCGATAATTGCGAACTACATCAAGGGATGAAACAAGTCTATAGTGCTTTTTATAATTCAGGCAGTTGAAATTAGCGGAATACCTACATGTACATTATGTCGACTTTTACATAATCTCATTGTAGATCGTTAATGCGGATGAAACGCACTTGCATTTAATGCGTAATCCGAGTATACTCAATTTTAATAAATAATCTGAAATGCGTGGAAGAGGACAACAATCTTTTCGTCTACCTAAAGAGAACGGGGCCATTGGCTGGAAGCCCTGAAGGATAGAAGGATGATTTACCACCTCGGAGCAGCATCGGTGAACATTGTGCAGTAACCGATGACGGAATCCGGTCCGTTACCCGACGTCAAGCTTCATCTTTTTGGTATATATTTCTGTACCAATTTGAAGGAAGAAGGGTGGAACCGCGAGCTAAAGCTTCGTCCCTTTCCAGGGATGGGGCTTTTTTTGTTGTTCAATAATAATAAAGAGGAGTGCTTAACAATGACAACTATGATTAATTTGAAATTTCCAGATGGTGCTGTGAAAGAATTTCCACAAGGTACAACTACTGAAGACGTTGCAGGATCGATTAGCCCGGGACTGCGAAAAAGTGCGCTAGCAGGTAAAGTGGGAGACAAGCTAGTAGATTTGAAATCAGCGATTACTGAGGACGGCGATATTGCAATTATCACACCTCAATCACCGGAAGCGCTTGAAATATTACGTCACAGTACAGCACATCTTCTTGCGCAAGCTGTGAAACGTAAGTACCCTAATGCGAAGCTGGGTATCGGGCCAGTTATTCAAAGCGGATTTTATTATGATATTGATTCGCCTGAACCGATTACAGCAGAAGACTTACCTGAACTTGAAAAAGAGATGAGAAGAATTATTGCTGAAAACGTGGAAGTAATTCGTCATGACGTATCTCGTGAAGAGGCGAAAAAGCGTTTCGAGGAAATTGATGACGAATATAAGCTAGAACTTCTTGAAGCGATTCCTGAGGGGGAGCAAGTGTCTATCTATGAACAAGGCGACTTCATCGACTTGTGCCGCGGAGTCCACGTTCCATCTACAGGGAAGTTGAAAGAATTCAAACTTCTTAGCATCGCAGGTGCATACTGGCGCGGTGATTCAAATAACAAAATGTTACAACGGATTTACGGTACGGCATTCTTCAAAAAAGATGAGTTGAAAGAACATCTTCGTCTCCTGGAAGAAGCTAAAGAGCGAGATCACCGTAAAATCGGGAAAGAGCTTAATCTGTTCATGAACTCTCAAAAAGTTGGACAAGGCTTACCAATGTGGTTACCTAAGGGAGCTACGATTCGCCGTGTAATTGAAAGATACATCGTTGATAAAGAAACGAAGCTTGGGTATGACCACGTTTATACACCTGTTCTTGGAAACGTGGAATTGTATAAAACTTCAGGTCACTGGGATCACTATCAAGATGGCATGTTCCCTGTCATGAGCATGGACAACGAAGATCTTGTCCTGCGTCCAATGAACTGTCCACATCATATGATGATTTATAAAAATGGAATTCATTCATACAGAAACCTGCCACTACGCAT
This window encodes:
- a CDS encoding polysaccharide deacetylase family protein; its protein translation is MKKKHIIQLILISIVLLSTPKILSEVFPVFSSTSDAGSTITIFSETNKDDLYKKILAYRDQHKTEPIDAKIDRVWKAIPGYNGLEVDIEASYKNMKANGEMDKNKIIFKETSPKIHLDDLEPSPIYRGNPEKPMVALLINVAWGNEYIPGILKILDDSKVKATFFFDGSWVKKNPDLATSISLRGHEIGNHAYSHPDLKQRSRNETTEELKKTNDVIEATLKTKPKWFAPPSGSFNQETILVANELGMKTILWTVDTVDWKKPATSEMVRRVITGVENGSMVLMHPTKPVAEGLESMISSIKEKGYQLGTVSDLMNEKRIDK
- a CDS encoding EAL domain-containing protein, with the protein product MMLLEINNLLPISSVLEEKFSISILDRNGIFTHVNRKFCDLSKYSENELIGESYEKVCMEWTLETANQGMIRDLIKGKVSHQIVKLVSKDGLPYWVQATILPVLNEDRKITQFISFDFDITQKVLTEKKYKNTLEDFRTIENALNQSSIVAITNSRGIITYVNEKFCELSKYSADELIGKSHRVVNSGYHPKSFFKEMWRTIERGGIWKGDVKNRAKDGVEYWVNTTIVPYLDDKGDPYQYIVIRTDITDRKEAEEALQIALKNDFSQTVRNLQNAVFKYRNDDNGEIVFTLIEGKLTEKLGITTENISKKALAYPFSEEEIKQFNFFLKEGLQGKEIHFELNLFQYAFIVYISPIFENNEVIEVVGTVSDISERKEAEKLVEHMAYYDYLTALPNRRFFQQKVNETIKQSQVEDATFGIMFIDLDCFKQVNDKMGHAIGDQLLITVGERLKNCSPKVDIVARHGGDEFVILLHSAQPSELEAVATKIIGELSQPFVFGELDVFTSSSIGISRFPEDGYDYDTLIRNADSAMYSAKENGKNTYCLFDKEVKNNICDHKTLVLGLQEALQKDQFVLHYQPQMNLKTGKLIGVEALIRWQHPSEGIISPLHFIPTAEETGLIVQIGKWVLETACAQAKEWQNDSYSPVRMNVNVSFLQFIHPSFVAQVSETLTKTGLKPEYLNLEITESATIDVNHSQVILQQLREMGINISIDDFGTGYSSLSYLNKFPITHLKIDQVFVQELNTSTSNRAIVKTIVDLAKSLDLNIIAEGVETVEQELFLQELHCDEVQGYFYSKPLPNDKVQLLLKKLSIPSTSGAGFDRGNLYN
- the thrS gene encoding threonine--tRNA ligase, yielding MTTMINLKFPDGAVKEFPQGTTTEDVAGSISPGLRKSALAGKVGDKLVDLKSAITEDGDIAIITPQSPEALEILRHSTAHLLAQAVKRKYPNAKLGIGPVIQSGFYYDIDSPEPITAEDLPELEKEMRRIIAENVEVIRHDVSREEAKKRFEEIDDEYKLELLEAIPEGEQVSIYEQGDFIDLCRGVHVPSTGKLKEFKLLSIAGAYWRGDSNNKMLQRIYGTAFFKKDELKEHLRLLEEAKERDHRKIGKELNLFMNSQKVGQGLPMWLPKGATIRRVIERYIVDKETKLGYDHVYTPVLGNVELYKTSGHWDHYQDGMFPVMSMDNEDLVLRPMNCPHHMMIYKNGIHSYRNLPLRIAELGTMHRYEMSGALSGLQRVRGMTLNDAHIFVRPDQIKDEFKRVVQLVIEVYKDFNIEDYSFRVSYRDPADKEKYFDDDAMWNRAQSMLKEAMDELGLDYVEVEGEAAFYGPKLDVQVKTAIGMEETLSTVQLDFLLPERFDLTYVGEDGKQHRPVVIHRGVVSTMERFVAFLIEEYKGAFPTWLAPVQVEVIPVSPDAHFDYADGVREKLVAAGFRVNIDSRDEKIGYKIREAQMQKVPYMLVLGDKEVESGEVNVRKYGEQQSESLPFDEFLARLKEEVTSN
- a CDS encoding globin-coupled sensor protein, with protein sequence MLFFTRKKTEQSLKNVQVSRIGIFLQDKERLKQLSMIKLELEDLQLVRRLKPYVEEQINQIVDGFYTAIIQVPTLTTIIEKNSSIEKLRKTLEKHIIELFDGRIDHGFIESRVQVAKMHVHIGLLPKWYIAAFQNLQSSLIRMIYSLKLSNDEEQKVILSVCKLLNFEQQIVLEEFDDFATSIHQKEQNKIQLRIKETIGKISNELELQSSGTSVSVSELIGNAKQVNEQLKSCIIDSNETKHISQVGIAQMRGLLKHTTEIDKRTNEMSQMVQRLAASSNEIQKVIQIVKTIANQTNLLALNSAIEAARAGKYGKGFAVVADEVRKLADQTKQSVEQIATLIDVSSNVTDQVIDSIVDIQSLVGEGLTENKKSMESFEQITEAIDTSIVDFQDVGDQLSSLAEVVVTIGTAAGQLMKSAKVLDDTVRSF